The following proteins come from a genomic window of Musa acuminata AAA Group cultivar baxijiao chromosome BXJ1-7, Cavendish_Baxijiao_AAA, whole genome shotgun sequence:
- the LOC135679483 gene encoding auxin response factor 11-like, translated as MLKKGDTLYEELWRACAGPLVEIPRVDERVFYFPQGHLEQLEVSTDQELNQQIPLFNLPPKILCRVVNVTLKAEPDTDEVYAQITLIPESDQNEPTSPDPCVLETPRPVVHSFCKILTASDTSTHGGFSVLRRHATECLPPLDVSQQTPSQELVAEDLHSLEWRFKHIFRGQPRRHLLTTGWSTFVASKRLVAGDAFILMRGENDELRVGVRRLARCQNTLPTSVMSSHSMHVGVLATASHAISTHTLFMVYYKPRCNQFIVSLNKYLEATKNEFAVGMRFKMKFEGEDVPEKSFTGTVIGIGDISSQWPGSKWRSLKVHWDEASSIQKPEKISPWDVEPFGQPISASGDPQAAFSKKRARSPLDLPGTEPSSTFRHPVEDQMFDLRPPNSIR; from the exons ATGCTGAAGAAAG GTGATACGCTGTACGAAGAGCTGTGGAGGGCGTGCGCGGGACCTCTGGTGGAGATTCCCCGGGTGGATGAGAGGGTGTTCTACTTCCCCCAAGGTCATCTGGAGCag TTGGAGGTTTCGACAGATCAGGAGTTGAACCAGCAGATTCCGCTGTTCAACCTTCCTCCCAAAATACTATGCCGCGTTGTCAATGTTACTCTAAAG GCCGAACCCGACACTGACGAAGTCTATGCTCAAATCACTCTGATTCCTGAGTCAGAC CAAAACGAGCCTACCAGTCCTGATCCATGTGTTCTGGAGACGCCGAGACCGGTGGTTCATTCCTTCTGTAAGATATTGACAGCTTCTGATACAAGCACCCATGGTGGCTTCTCGGTTCTTCGTAGACATGCCACCGAATGTCTTCCTCCTCTA GATGTATCACAACAAACCCCCTCACAAGAATTGGTTGCCGAGGATTTGCACAGTTTGGAATGGCGATTTAAACACATATTCAGAG GTCAACCACGGCGACATTTGCTCACAACAGGATGGAGTACATTTGTAGCATCAAAGAGATTAGTCGCTGGTGATGCATTCATCTTAATGAG AGGGGAGAATGATGAACTGCGGGTTGGAGTGAGGAGACTCGCCCGCTGCCAAAACACTCTGCCAACATCTGTGATGTCTAGTCATAGCATGCATGTTGGAGTACTTGCCACTGCATCACATGCCATTTCAACTCATACACTTTTCATGGTGTACTACAAGCCTAG GTGTAATCAGTTCATTGTTAGTCTCAACAAGTATCTGGAGGCAACTAAAAATGAATTTGCAGTTGGGATGAGATTCAAGATGAAATTTGAGGGAGAAGATGTTCCAGAGAAAAG TTTCACCGGTACTGTAATTGGAATTGGAGACATTTCTTCACAGTGGCCAGGTTCAAAGTGGAGATCATTAAAG GTGCATTGGGATGAAGCATCTAGCATTCAGAAACCAGAGAAGATCTCTCCATGGGATGTTGAGCCTTTCGGTCAACCCATCTCTGCTTCTGGTGATCCTCAGGCAGCCTTTTCCAAGAAGAGAGCTCGGTCACCCTTGGACCTCCCTGGCACTG AACCTAGTTCAACTTTTAGGCATCCTGTTGAGGACCAGATGTTCGACCTAAGACCACCGAACAGCATTCGGTGA